In Nocardioides sp. InS609-2, a single genomic region encodes these proteins:
- a CDS encoding PAS domain-containing sensor histidine kinase: MPSLNELVRLHTDLDDADIAWLQLIMADWQIIADLSFADLVLWLPDREGTGFWAGSQMRPTTGPTALVDDVVGQFVPKGRRAMLDQAWEHGRLVRDGDPEWRDHVPVRVETIPVRRGDRVVAVIARNTNLLGVRTPSRLELSYLQTAADLTQMIAHGFFPPGGAQRSDHADSPRVGDGFLRVDAAGRVTYASPNALSVYRRLGVTGDLDGLDLAELTRELVPARRRPDEETLSAVLGGRAHRDTELGTDEVSLIVRSIPLRPHGDRIGALVLLRDVTDLRRRDRELVTKDATIREIHHRVKNNLQTVAALLRLQARRIDEPAAKAALDEAVRRVGSIAIVHETLSQTATEEVAFDEIADRLGQMVTHVGSSGDRVRTRRVGTFGELVSEKATALAMVLTEVVQNAVEHGYDVDGTEPGEITVTVRRLVGRLHVTVDDDGVGLPDDFDLDTSTHLGLSIVRTLVESELGGQLELGSVPHARGVRVSIDVPID; this comes from the coding sequence TCGACGACGCCGACATCGCGTGGTTGCAGCTCATCATGGCCGACTGGCAGATCATCGCCGACCTGTCGTTCGCCGACCTCGTGCTGTGGCTGCCCGATCGCGAGGGCACCGGGTTCTGGGCGGGCAGCCAGATGCGCCCCACGACCGGTCCGACGGCGCTCGTGGACGATGTCGTCGGGCAGTTCGTCCCGAAGGGTCGGCGCGCGATGCTCGACCAGGCCTGGGAGCACGGCCGGCTCGTGCGCGACGGCGATCCCGAGTGGCGCGACCACGTGCCGGTACGGGTCGAGACGATTCCCGTACGACGCGGCGACCGCGTGGTCGCGGTCATCGCGCGCAACACCAACCTGCTCGGCGTACGCACGCCGAGCCGCCTCGAGCTGTCCTACCTGCAGACGGCCGCCGACCTGACCCAGATGATCGCGCACGGCTTCTTTCCGCCCGGTGGGGCGCAGCGCAGCGACCACGCCGACTCGCCGCGGGTGGGCGACGGCTTCCTGCGCGTCGATGCCGCCGGCCGGGTCACCTACGCGAGCCCCAACGCCCTCTCGGTCTACCGGCGGCTGGGCGTCACCGGTGACCTCGACGGCCTCGACCTGGCCGAGCTGACGCGCGAGCTGGTGCCGGCCCGGCGGCGGCCCGACGAGGAGACGTTGAGCGCCGTACTCGGCGGGCGTGCGCACCGCGACACCGAGCTCGGCACCGACGAGGTGTCGCTGATCGTGCGATCGATCCCGTTGCGCCCGCACGGCGACCGGATCGGTGCCCTGGTGCTGCTCCGCGACGTGACCGACCTGCGCCGGCGCGACCGCGAGCTCGTCACCAAGGACGCCACGATCCGCGAGATCCACCACCGGGTGAAGAACAACCTGCAGACCGTTGCCGCGCTGCTGCGGCTACAGGCCCGCCGCATCGACGAACCAGCCGCCAAGGCCGCCCTCGACGAAGCGGTACGCCGTGTCGGCTCGATCGCCATCGTGCACGAGACGCTGAGCCAGACGGCCACCGAAGAGGTCGCGTTCGACGAGATCGCCGATCGCCTCGGTCAGATGGTGACCCATGTCGGCTCCTCGGGGGACCGGGTCCGAACCCGTCGCGTGGGCACCTTCGGAGAGCTCGTCTCGGAGAAGGCCACCGCGTTGGCGATGGTGCTCACCGAGGTCGTCCAGAACGCCGTTGAGCACGGCTATGACGTCGACGGCACCGAGCCGGGCGAGATCACCGTGACAGTGCGCCGCCTGGTCGGCCGACTGCACGTCACCGTGGACGACGACGGTGTCGGGCTGCCCGACGACTTCGACCTGGACACGTCGACCCACCTGGGGCTTTCGATCGTGCGCACCCTGGTCGAGTCGGAGCTCGGCGGTCAGCTCGAGCTGGGGTCGGTGCCGCACGCCCGAGGCGTGCGGGTCAGCATCGACGTACCGATCGACTGA
- a CDS encoding WhiB family transcriptional regulator produces MDWRHRSACLDEDPELFFPIGNTGPAILQIEEAKQVCRRCEVREQCLAWALEAGQDHGVWGGLSEDERRALKRRNARARVRTA; encoded by the coding sequence ATGGATTGGCGCCACCGCTCTGCCTGCCTCGACGAGGACCCGGAGCTGTTCTTCCCGATCGGCAACACCGGTCCGGCCATTCTCCAGATAGAAGAGGCCAAGCAGGTGTGCCGTCGGTGCGAGGTGCGCGAACAGTGCCTTGCGTGGGCGCTCGAGGCTGGTCAGGACCACGGTGTCTGGGGCGGCCTCAGCGAGGACGAGCGTCGGGCGCTCAAGCGCCGCAACGCCCGCGCCCGCGTCCGCACCGCCTGA
- a CDS encoding RNA polymerase sigma factor SigF — MSQETSGDGLDDQEDAVPTRIELTRRRSAEFFIIFRDEDESDAVRSAARDDLVHLHLPLVEHCARRFRNRGEPFEDLVQVGTIGLIKAVDRFETDRGVEFSTYATPTIIGEIKRYFRDKGWAIRVPRRLQELRMQIGATTGELTQKLGRSPLPRELAEAIGCSVEQIIEGLESANAYSTLSLDAGDDSDEGPPSMLATLGIDDEGMEHVEIRESIKPLLEGLDPREKRILLLRFFKNMTQSQIATEIGVSQMHVSRLLTKTLDQLRTSLEAD; from the coding sequence ATGAGCCAGGAAACCTCGGGGGACGGGCTCGACGACCAGGAAGACGCGGTGCCGACGCGCATCGAGTTGACCCGGCGACGCAGTGCCGAGTTCTTCATCATCTTTCGCGACGAGGATGAGAGCGACGCCGTGCGCAGTGCGGCGCGCGACGACCTCGTCCATCTCCACCTGCCCCTGGTCGAGCACTGCGCCCGCCGGTTCCGCAACCGTGGCGAGCCGTTCGAGGACCTCGTGCAGGTCGGCACGATCGGGCTCATCAAGGCCGTCGACCGGTTCGAGACGGATCGCGGCGTCGAGTTCTCGACGTACGCCACTCCCACGATCATCGGCGAGATCAAGCGCTACTTCCGCGACAAGGGCTGGGCGATCCGGGTGCCCCGCCGGTTGCAGGAGCTGCGCATGCAGATCGGCGCCACGACCGGCGAGCTGACTCAGAAGCTCGGTCGCTCCCCCTTGCCGCGCGAGCTGGCCGAGGCGATCGGCTGCTCTGTCGAGCAGATCATCGAAGGGCTCGAGTCGGCCAACGCCTACTCCACCTTGTCGCTCGACGCCGGTGACGACTCCGACGAGGGTCCCCCGAGCATGCTGGCCACCCTCGGCATCGACGACGAGGGCATGGAGCACGTCGAGATCCGCGAGTCGATCAAGCCGCTCCTGGAGGGCCTCGACCCGCGCGAGAAGAGGATCCTGCTGTTGCGGTTCTTCAAGAACATGACGCAGTCGCAGATAGCCACCGAGATCGGGGTCTCGCAGATGCACGTGTCGCGACTGCTGACCAAGACTCTCGACCAGCTGCGGACGTCGCTCGAGGCCGACTGA
- a CDS encoding anti-sigma factor, with amino-acid sequence MSDDSSSARPDVELRLPADGAYASVLRTTAAGLAARLDFTMDDIEDLRIAIGEASAMVLPDADPESDLTCVFFLEPRRMTIEVVVDSAEPPEPDLDSFAWQVLSTLATEAEVLTDGGRLRVRLTMESSLAGAGL; translated from the coding sequence ATGAGTGACGACTCCAGCAGCGCGAGGCCCGACGTCGAGCTTCGGCTGCCTGCCGACGGCGCCTATGCCTCGGTGCTGCGCACCACCGCCGCGGGGCTGGCCGCCCGACTCGACTTCACGATGGACGACATCGAGGACCTCCGGATCGCGATCGGCGAGGCCAGCGCCATGGTCCTGCCCGACGCCGACCCGGAGTCCGACCTGACCTGTGTCTTCTTCCTCGAGCCCCGGCGGATGACCATCGAGGTGGTCGTCGACAGCGCCGAACCTCCCGAGCCCGACCTCGACAGCTTCGCCTGGCAGGTCCTCAGCACCCTGGCCACCGAGGCCGAGGTCCTCACCGACGGGGGTCGCCTGCGGGTGCGGCTCACCATGGAGTCCAGTCTCGCCGGGGCTGGCTTGTGA
- a CDS encoding response regulator transcription factor, with protein MTADIRVLLVDDQELFRAGVAVIVDAQDGMAVVGQAGDGLEALRLVDELEPDVVLMDIRMPEMDGVEATRRLFLPDRVGRRSSHCHVVVLTTFNLDDRAATAIRHGASGFLVKDTTPVMLRDAIRTVYAGNAVLAPRDLSALLDNQFRAATPVPPAYLSLTDKEKEVFGAVAQGLSNTETAGRIFASESTVKSHVGAILRKLGLRDRVQIVVFAHEHGLTPTG; from the coding sequence GTGACCGCTGACATCCGGGTGCTGCTCGTCGACGACCAGGAGCTGTTCCGCGCCGGGGTGGCCGTCATCGTCGATGCCCAGGACGGAATGGCGGTGGTGGGTCAGGCCGGTGACGGCCTCGAAGCCCTGCGCCTGGTCGACGAGCTCGAGCCCGACGTGGTGCTGATGGACATCCGGATGCCCGAGATGGACGGGGTCGAGGCAACCCGACGGCTCTTCCTGCCCGATCGGGTCGGCCGCCGGTCGTCGCATTGCCACGTGGTGGTGCTGACGACGTTCAACCTCGACGACCGCGCCGCCACCGCGATCCGGCACGGCGCCAGTGGCTTCCTCGTCAAGGACACCACTCCGGTGATGCTTCGCGACGCGATCCGCACCGTGTACGCCGGCAACGCGGTGCTCGCACCACGCGACCTGTCCGCATTGCTCGACAACCAGTTCCGGGCGGCGACGCCCGTGCCCCCGGCGTACCTCTCTCTGACCGACAAGGAGAAGGAGGTCTTCGGCGCGGTGGCCCAGGGACTGTCGAACACCGAGACAGCAGGCCGGATCTTCGCCAGCGAGTCGACGGTGAAGAGCCACGTGGGCGCGATCCTGCGCAAGCTCGGCCTGAGGGATCGCGTGCAGATCGTCGTCTTCGCGCACGAGCACGGGCTGACCCCCACGGGGTGA
- a CDS encoding histidine kinase encodes MTHDWRDWAPDLAAGGAVLVIGLLEIQWGSFYTASGVLLPVLLGTVVAVSLSRHAPGAALAIVWVVCGLQVLTVTPTLLTQLSIGCVAFGTARWGSTLTVWLSGLSIPAAGLVGAFFFVLDQFTWVEVPNYRNLLDAAYGFGDTWQVGAVLLGVLVLAAPWLLGLALRFGARARDSKVSQLAAEEDAALAQVRTTQAQEIAQLREEQARLARDVHDVVGHSLAVILAQAESAQYLPDGDPEALKKTMSTIATSARSSLQDVRQVLTTTQQPTARPAGLDSLVDGVRSSGHEVVSTEVGQPQPLPPELETVAFRVLQEMLTNAIKHGRRDAPVTVERHWEGDLRLEVRNGVDTSGDDTRPITALDSGASPGQGLEGMRRRLESVGGRLDVRRRDDDSGPTFTATAWVPLRTVGP; translated from the coding sequence ATGACCCACGACTGGCGGGACTGGGCTCCCGACCTCGCCGCCGGTGGGGCGGTCCTCGTGATCGGGCTGCTCGAGATCCAGTGGGGCAGCTTCTACACGGCGTCCGGAGTTCTGCTGCCGGTGCTCCTTGGCACGGTCGTCGCGGTCAGTCTCAGCCGACATGCTCCTGGCGCCGCCCTGGCCATCGTCTGGGTGGTGTGCGGTCTGCAGGTCCTCACCGTCACGCCGACCCTGCTGACCCAGCTCTCCATCGGGTGCGTGGCGTTCGGCACGGCGCGCTGGGGCAGCACGCTCACGGTCTGGCTCAGCGGTCTGTCGATCCCTGCGGCCGGGCTGGTGGGGGCGTTCTTCTTCGTGCTCGACCAGTTCACCTGGGTCGAGGTGCCCAACTACCGCAACCTGCTCGACGCGGCGTACGGCTTCGGCGACACCTGGCAGGTGGGAGCCGTGCTGCTGGGTGTCCTGGTTCTGGCAGCGCCCTGGCTGCTCGGCCTGGCGCTGCGCTTCGGCGCTCGCGCCCGGGACTCGAAGGTCTCCCAGCTGGCCGCGGAGGAGGACGCCGCACTCGCCCAGGTCCGGACCACGCAGGCCCAGGAGATCGCGCAGCTGCGCGAGGAGCAGGCCCGGCTGGCACGCGACGTGCACGACGTGGTGGGGCACTCGCTGGCGGTGATCCTGGCGCAGGCCGAGTCCGCGCAGTACCTCCCCGACGGCGACCCCGAGGCACTCAAGAAGACGATGAGCACGATCGCCACCTCTGCGCGCAGCTCGCTGCAGGATGTGCGTCAGGTGCTCACCACCACCCAGCAGCCGACCGCTCGACCGGCTGGGCTCGACAGCCTCGTCGACGGGGTCCGCTCCAGTGGCCACGAGGTGGTGTCGACCGAGGTCGGGCAGCCGCAGCCGCTCCCGCCCGAGCTGGAGACGGTGGCCTTCCGGGTGCTGCAGGAGATGCTCACGAACGCCATAAAGCACGGCCGCCGCGACGCCCCCGTGACCGTGGAGCGGCACTGGGAGGGGGACCTGAGGCTCGAGGTCCGCAACGGCGTGGACACGAGTGGCGACGACACCCGGCCGATCACGGCGCTCGACTCCGGCGCCTCGCCCGGGCAGGGGCTAGAGGGCATGCGCCGCCGGCTCGAGTCGGTCGGAGGACGCCTCGACGTACGCCGCCGCGACGACGACTCCGGGCCGACGTTCACCGCGACGGCATGGGTGCCGTTGCGTACGGTCGGTCCGTGA
- a CDS encoding acyltransferase — protein sequence MSGTTTRIAGLDVLRGVAIGLVMLRHAFPAPFAGAGVVGVVMFFALSGYLITGLLIGELGRTGRVDLRRFYVRRARRLVPALVVLVACVVVVTLALDPLGDRAELGKTVLVALTWTGNLPFGYASDATFHLWTLATEEQFYLFWPAVLAFAFTRRRVGSSLVLAAVLCLTACLATVLWLWEDPDLAYALPTSWALCFVVGAAARLFQDRLRVPPYVVPLALAGLAVLSVVPLRGHALTYLAGGPAIAALTAVLLLSWRTWTDVSAPALRGLCWLGTVSYGAYLWNYPLTLWLHPSLGGVAGPVAATLTLVAAAASWHLVERRWQARPVREPAPA from the coding sequence ATGAGCGGGACCACGACGAGGATCGCCGGGCTCGACGTCCTGCGCGGGGTCGCCATCGGTCTCGTGATGCTCCGGCACGCCTTCCCGGCCCCGTTCGCCGGAGCAGGGGTGGTTGGCGTGGTGATGTTCTTCGCGCTCAGCGGCTACCTGATCACCGGACTCCTGATCGGCGAGCTCGGGCGCACCGGACGAGTTGACCTGCGTCGCTTCTACGTACGCCGAGCGCGGCGGCTGGTGCCGGCGCTGGTGGTGCTGGTCGCGTGCGTCGTGGTCGTCACGCTCGCGCTGGATCCTCTCGGCGACCGCGCCGAGCTCGGCAAGACCGTGCTCGTGGCGCTGACCTGGACCGGAAACCTGCCGTTCGGCTACGCGAGCGACGCGACGTTCCACCTGTGGACCCTGGCGACCGAGGAGCAGTTCTACCTCTTCTGGCCGGCCGTGCTCGCGTTCGCCTTCACCCGCCGCCGGGTCGGCTCGAGCCTGGTGCTGGCCGCCGTACTCTGCCTGACCGCCTGCCTGGCGACCGTGCTCTGGCTGTGGGAGGACCCCGACCTCGCATACGCGCTGCCGACGTCCTGGGCGCTCTGCTTCGTGGTCGGCGCCGCCGCGCGGCTGTTCCAGGACCGGCTGCGCGTGCCGCCGTACGTCGTGCCTCTCGCGCTTGCCGGACTGGCCGTGCTGAGCGTGGTTCCATTGCGGGGACATGCCCTCACCTACCTGGCAGGAGGCCCCGCCATCGCCGCGCTGACCGCGGTGCTGCTGCTGTCGTGGCGCACCTGGACCGACGTCTCGGCCCCCGCACTGCGCGGCCTCTGCTGGCTGGGCACGGTGTCGTACGGCGCCTACCTGTGGAACTACCCGCTCACGCTGTGGCTGCACCCGTCGCTCGGCGGAGTCGCGGGTCCGGTGGCTGCGACGCTCACCCTGGTCGCAGCCGCAGCGAGCTGGCACCTCGTGGAGCGGCGGTGGCAGGCCCGCCCCGTGCGAGAGCCGGCACCGGCATGA
- a CDS encoding D-alanine--D-alanine ligase, translated as MDLRIAVIGGGQNCEHDVSLASAAAVGDALASDGHDVVRLTIGADGTWYREGGHPLGLAGAVHVLRTCAVAVPVLHGPRGEDGTVAALCELARVPYVGSGVGAGALAMDKWATKLVAGALDIVTAPGRLLTAATAASFVWTHPVVVKPVAAGSSHGVALVRTHDELAPALEAALALDGRVLVEDLVVGREIDLAVLGRPDGSRVVAPALEIVVDGVFDFDTKYDGSADFRIPAVLADGERRALEQAAVAVYDALGCAGVARVDFFLTVDGPVLNEVNTMPGFTEQSQVPKMFAAAGTSYVELLDLLVRDALAA; from the coding sequence ATGGACCTCCGTATCGCGGTCATCGGCGGCGGCCAGAACTGCGAGCACGACGTCTCCCTGGCCTCCGCGGCCGCCGTGGGGGACGCCCTGGCGTCCGACGGCCACGACGTCGTCCGGCTCACCATCGGCGCCGACGGCACCTGGTACCGCGAGGGCGGCCATCCGCTCGGTCTCGCCGGGGCCGTCCACGTGCTGCGCACCTGCGCGGTCGCCGTCCCGGTGCTCCACGGACCTCGTGGTGAGGACGGCACCGTCGCTGCTCTCTGCGAGCTCGCCCGCGTGCCGTACGTCGGCTCCGGCGTCGGTGCCGGCGCCCTGGCGATGGACAAGTGGGCGACCAAGCTCGTCGCAGGCGCGCTCGACATCGTCACCGCTCCCGGCCGACTTCTCACGGCCGCGACTGCTGCGTCGTTCGTCTGGACGCACCCAGTCGTCGTGAAGCCGGTCGCCGCTGGCTCCAGCCACGGCGTCGCCCTCGTGCGCACGCACGACGAGCTCGCGCCTGCCCTCGAGGCGGCCCTGGCGCTCGACGGTCGGGTGCTGGTGGAGGACCTGGTGGTGGGCCGCGAGATCGACCTGGCCGTGCTGGGTCGCCCTGACGGCAGCCGTGTCGTCGCGCCGGCGCTGGAGATCGTGGTCGACGGAGTCTTCGACTTCGACACCAAATACGACGGCTCCGCCGACTTCCGGATCCCGGCCGTGCTGGCCGACGGCGAACGTAGGGCGCTCGAGCAGGCAGCCGTGGCGGTGTACGACGCCCTGGGCTGCGCCGGTGTGGCGCGGGTCGACTTCTTCCTGACCGTCGACGGGCCGGTGCTCAACGAGGTCAACACCATGCCCGGATTCACCGAGCAGTCACAGGTGCCCAAGATGTTCGCGGCGGCCGGCACGTCGTACGTCGAGCTGCTCGACCTGCTCGTCCGCGACGCCCTGGCCGCATGA
- the alr gene encoding alanine racemase: protein MTALALATSNTVAGPRLTVDLASVAANTRLFARRTPGEVMAVVKADGFGHGAADVARTALANGASRLGVTSIDEALALRADGLAAPVLSWLNVVDADWATAVARDIEVAVPSRDHLDAIVRATTGARVHLHLDTGMARDGASPTEWADLCRAARLAERQGRLQVVGVMGHLGCADDPADPCNATGRTRFAWGLQAARAVGLRPQHRHLAATTATLTDPRSHHTMSRIGAGLVGIDPSRTTALRAALTLTAPLVSVRTVRAGTGVGYGHTWTAPVATRLGLLPVGYADGLPRVASGRAEVLVRGRRRPLVGRISMDMAVVDLGDEPVTSGETVTILGPGADGEPTVREWAGWSDTLEHEIVTGLGARLHRTAVAGTTAPTLRSL, encoded by the coding sequence ATGACCGCCCTCGCGCTCGCGACGTCCAACACCGTCGCGGGACCTCGCCTGACCGTCGACCTGGCTTCTGTCGCGGCCAACACGCGCCTCTTCGCACGCCGTACTCCCGGGGAGGTGATGGCGGTCGTCAAGGCCGACGGCTTCGGCCACGGGGCGGCCGACGTCGCCCGTACGGCGCTCGCGAACGGCGCCTCCCGGCTCGGCGTGACGAGCATCGACGAGGCGCTGGCCCTGCGTGCGGACGGCCTCGCCGCACCGGTGCTGAGCTGGCTCAACGTCGTGGACGCCGACTGGGCGACCGCGGTGGCACGCGACATCGAGGTGGCCGTGCCGTCCCGGGACCACCTGGACGCGATCGTGCGGGCGACGACGGGCGCGCGAGTGCACCTCCATCTCGACACCGGGATGGCCCGCGACGGAGCGTCCCCCACTGAGTGGGCGGACCTGTGCCGGGCGGCCCGGCTGGCCGAGCGCCAGGGTCGGCTGCAGGTGGTCGGAGTGATGGGCCACCTCGGCTGTGCCGACGACCCGGCGGACCCGTGCAACGCGACCGGCCGGACCCGCTTTGCCTGGGGGCTCCAGGCCGCGCGGGCCGTCGGGCTCCGCCCCCAGCACCGGCACCTGGCTGCCACCACCGCGACCCTCACCGACCCCCGCTCCCACCACACGATGAGCCGGATCGGGGCCGGACTGGTCGGCATCGACCCGTCGCGGACCACCGCACTGCGCGCGGCGCTCACCCTGACGGCGCCACTGGTGAGCGTCCGCACGGTGCGGGCCGGCACCGGCGTCGGCTACGGCCACACCTGGACCGCCCCGGTGGCGACCCGCCTCGGACTGCTCCCAGTGGGGTACGCCGATGGCCTGCCGCGCGTCGCGTCCGGACGGGCCGAGGTGCTCGTCCGTGGTCGTCGTCGACCTCTCGTCGGCCGGATCTCGATGGACATGGCGGTCGTCGATCTCGGCGACGAGCCGGTGACCAGCGGCGAGACCGTCACCATCCTCGGCCCCGGTGCCGACGGGGAGCCCACCGTCCGCGAGTGGGCCGGGTGGTCCGACACCCTCGAGCACGAGATCGTCACCGGCCTCGGCGCCCGCCTGCACCGCACCGCCGTCGCCGGCACCACGGCCCCGACCCTCAGGAGCCTGTGA
- a CDS encoding M15 family metallopeptidase — translation MTILLSDPRVSAVAVHENGEQLVALDASFGAARALVRSGLADRLAGAQDLLPSGLRLRVVEGHRPVDAQRAIIARYSAEVCSARPGISADELHHLTSRYVAPVDVAPHVAGAAVDVTLADVCGIDLDLGTAIDATPEESDGACYFAADGIGADAYAHRRLLAAVLMPFGLVNYPTEWWHWSYGDRYWALTTGAPAALYAPVEVPVGLRSDAA, via the coding sequence ATGACGATCCTCCTCTCGGACCCCCGGGTGTCCGCAGTGGCTGTCCACGAGAACGGCGAGCAGCTGGTGGCCCTCGACGCGTCCTTCGGCGCGGCCCGCGCACTGGTGCGCAGTGGCCTGGCCGACCGGCTGGCGGGCGCCCAGGACCTGTTGCCGTCCGGTCTCCGCCTCCGCGTGGTCGAGGGTCACCGCCCGGTCGACGCGCAGCGCGCGATCATCGCCCGCTACTCCGCCGAGGTCTGCTCGGCCCGACCCGGTATCTCCGCCGACGAGCTGCACCACCTGACGAGCCGGTACGTAGCACCTGTGGACGTCGCGCCACACGTCGCGGGTGCGGCGGTCGACGTGACGCTGGCCGACGTGTGCGGCATCGACCTCGACCTCGGCACCGCGATCGACGCGACGCCCGAGGAGTCCGACGGAGCCTGCTACTTCGCGGCCGACGGGATCGGCGCAGATGCCTACGCGCACCGTCGTCTGCTCGCGGCGGTCCTGATGCCGTTCGGCCTGGTGAACTACCCGACCGAGTGGTGGCACTGGTCCTACGGCGACCGCTACTGGGCGTTGACCACCGGCGCACCAGCGGCGCTATACGCGCCGGTCGAGGTGCCGGTCGGCCTGCGCAGCGACGCGGCATGA
- the sodN gene encoding superoxide dismutase, Ni, with amino-acid sequence MFSRFIAPTVDVSAHCDLPCGVYDPAQARIEAESIKGIIAKVADNDDPDFRTRAIVIKEQRSELVKHHLWVLWTDYFKPPHFEKYPQLHTLVNEATKLAGASGTKGELDAAKADELLAKIDEIAEIFWETKKA; translated from the coding sequence ATGTTCTCGCGTTTCATCGCCCCCACCGTCGACGTTTCAGCCCACTGCGACCTTCCGTGCGGGGTCTACGACCCCGCGCAGGCGCGCATCGAGGCCGAGTCGATCAAGGGCATCATCGCCAAGGTCGCCGACAACGACGACCCCGACTTCCGCACCCGTGCGATCGTCATCAAGGAGCAGCGCTCCGAGCTGGTCAAGCACCACCTGTGGGTGCTCTGGACCGACTACTTCAAGCCCCCGCACTTCGAGAAGTACCCGCAGCTGCACACGCTGGTCAACGAGGCCACCAAGCTCGCCGGCGCCAGTGGCACCAAGGGTGAGCTCGACGCGGCCAAGGCCGACGAGCTGCTCGCGAAGATCGACGAGATCGCTGAGATCTTCTGGGAGACCAAGAAGGCTTGA
- a CDS encoding S24/S26 family peptidase: protein MTDDLHPPRKLGRSRVGLARVTGDSMRPTLLPGDRLLVRYGAEVRPGDLVLARFPDGVLSVKRVDERRLLRDGTNGWWLLSDNPHVGIDSRHRGPVSAEAVAGVVLLRVWPRPTRLRDLA from the coding sequence GTGACGGACGACCTTCACCCACCCCGAAAGTTGGGACGCAGCCGGGTCGGCCTGGCCCGCGTCACGGGTGACTCCATGCGCCCCACGCTGCTTCCTGGCGACCGACTGCTGGTCCGGTACGGCGCCGAGGTGCGGCCCGGAGACCTGGTGCTCGCTCGCTTCCCCGACGGCGTCCTCAGCGTCAAACGGGTGGACGAGCGACGGCTGCTGCGCGACGGGACCAACGGCTGGTGGCTGCTCAGCGACAACCCGCACGTCGGGATCGACAGCCGGCACCGGGGCCCGGTGTCGGCGGAGGCCGTCGCGGGCGTCGTACTGCTGCGCGTGTGGCCGCGCCCGACGCGGCTGCGAGACCTCGCGTGA
- a CDS encoding NADP-dependent malic enzyme, which produces MSADLTPAHPHAGDPVFDLHVGGKMEIVSTVALTGRDELSMAYTPGVARVCEAIAADPSLTQHYTWVPNTVAIITDGTAVLGLGDIGPAAAMPVMEGKAVLFKQFGGVDGIPICLDTTDTEEIIETVARLAPSFGGINLEDISAPRCFEIESRLKAMLDIPVFHDDQHGTAVVALAALTNALRLTGRDAATTRVVISGAGAAGVAVARILIEAGVRDIAVTDRQGVLNSRRTDLTEVKAALARDTGDRFDRSGTLADVMAGADVYIGVSGGTVPEEVVASMAPDSIIFGLANPNPEVHPDVAHRYARVVATGRSDFPNQINNVLAFPGIFRGAFNVHATAITEGMKLAAATALADLVGDELAEDLIIPSPFDPRVGPAVSAAVAAAARVDGVARR; this is translated from the coding sequence ATGTCTGCCGATCTGACGCCCGCACACCCGCACGCCGGAGACCCCGTCTTCGACCTGCACGTAGGCGGCAAGATGGAGATCGTCTCGACGGTCGCGCTGACCGGTCGCGACGAGCTGTCGATGGCCTACACGCCCGGCGTCGCCCGGGTCTGCGAGGCCATCGCCGCAGACCCGTCGCTGACCCAGCACTACACGTGGGTGCCCAACACCGTCGCGATCATCACCGACGGCACGGCCGTGCTCGGCCTCGGTGACATCGGGCCCGCTGCGGCGATGCCGGTGATGGAGGGCAAGGCGGTGCTCTTCAAGCAGTTCGGCGGCGTCGACGGGATCCCCATCTGCCTCGACACCACCGACACCGAGGAGATCATCGAGACCGTCGCGCGGCTGGCCCCGAGCTTCGGCGGCATCAACCTCGAGGACATCTCGGCCCCCCGCTGCTTCGAGATCGAGAGCCGGCTCAAGGCGATGCTCGACATCCCGGTCTTCCACGACGACCAGCACGGTACGGCGGTCGTCGCGCTCGCCGCGCTGACCAACGCGCTGCGGCTGACCGGCCGGGACGCCGCGACCACCCGCGTCGTGATCTCGGGTGCCGGCGCGGCTGGTGTCGCCGTGGCCCGGATCCTGATCGAGGCCGGGGTGCGCGACATCGCGGTCACCGACCGCCAGGGCGTGCTCAACTCACGGCGTACCGACCTGACCGAGGTCAAGGCGGCCCTGGCCCGCGACACGGGTGACCGCTTCGACCGCAGCGGCACGCTGGCCGACGTGATGGCCGGCGCCGACGTCTACATCGGTGTCTCCGGAGGCACCGTGCCCGAGGAGGTCGTCGCCTCGATGGCACCCGACTCGATCATCTTCGGACTGGCCAACCCCAACCCCGAGGTGCACCCCGACGTGGCCCACCGCTACGCCCGCGTGGTCGCCACCGGTCGCTCGGACTTCCCCAACCAGATCAACAACGTGCTCGCGTTCCCGGGCATCTTCCGGGGTGCTTTCAACGTGCACGCCACCGCGATCACCGAAGGCATGAAGCTCGCCGCTGCGACAGCGCTGGCCGACCTCGTCGGCGACGAGCTGGCAGAGGACCTGATCATCCCGTCACCGTTCGACCCGCGCGTGGGCCCAGCCGTCTCCGCGGCCGTCGCGGCCGCTGCGCGTGTGGACGGTGTCGCGCGACGCTGA